A part of Tardiphaga sp. vice304 genomic DNA contains:
- a CDS encoding glycogen/starch/alpha-glucan phosphorylase: MPAKFEPHHAPLDELALAEIKSAIITKLTLSIGKEASFATRHDWYKAAALTLRDRMVHRWLVSEKESYDNGAKRVYYLSLEFLIGRLFTDALNNMGLLPLFEAALGDLGVGLDDLRKSEPDAALGNGGLGRLAACFMESMATLAIPAFGYGIRYDFGLFRQVILHGWQQEYPDEWLGFGNPWELQRPEVLYHVHFGGSIESIEDGRGRTSVVWHPGETVEAVAYDTPIVGWRGQHVNGLRLWSARAPDPLKLDVFNTGDYLGASAEQARAEAICKFLYPNDESAAGRELRLRQEYFFVSASLQDLVKRHLESDGNLRGLANKAAVQMNDTHPSLAIAELMRILVDIHNMRWDAAWQITNATLSYTNHTLLPEALETWPVELFQRLLPRHLEIIYRINEAHLDRADANMPGDTAFRASVSIIDEGAGRRVRMGNLAFIGSHRINGVSAMHSELMKETVFHDLNQLYPGRITNKTNGITFRRWLMLANPKLTNLLRATCGEAVLDDPTRLTRLEAFAGDAAFQQEFGRVKLHNKIALARVIGEKLGIQADPSALFDVQIKRIHEYKRQLLNLLETVALYQAIKDEPDRDWVPRVKIFAGKAAASYRYAKLIIKLINDVAEVVNNDTTIRGKLKVAFMPDYNVSLAEIIIPAADLSEQISTAGMEASGTGNMKLSLNGALTIGTLDGANIEIRDQVGPENIAIFGMDAAEVVARRARGLDASDVIGKSPNLGRAITAIERGDFSPDDPGRFLSVGHALRHLDHYVVSADFDSYWDAQRGIDARWQVPSAWSRASILNVARMAWFSSDRTIREYAEDIWDVPVAGEPPSSLALPHLRKGS, from the coding sequence ATGCCGGCGAAATTTGAGCCCCACCATGCGCCGCTCGACGAGCTGGCGCTGGCCGAGATCAAAAGCGCCATCATCACCAAGCTGACGCTGTCGATCGGCAAGGAAGCCTCGTTCGCGACGCGCCATGACTGGTACAAGGCTGCCGCGCTGACGCTGCGCGACCGCATGGTGCATCGCTGGCTGGTGTCCGAGAAGGAGAGCTACGACAACGGCGCCAAGCGGGTTTATTACCTGTCGCTGGAATTCCTGATCGGCCGGCTGTTCACTGACGCGCTCAACAATATGGGCCTGCTGCCCTTGTTCGAGGCCGCGCTCGGCGATCTCGGCGTCGGTCTCGACGATCTGCGCAAATCCGAACCCGACGCAGCCCTCGGCAATGGCGGCCTGGGCAGGCTCGCCGCCTGTTTCATGGAGAGCATGGCGACGCTGGCGATCCCGGCGTTCGGCTATGGCATCCGCTACGATTTCGGCCTGTTCCGGCAAGTCATCTTGCATGGCTGGCAGCAGGAATATCCCGACGAGTGGCTGGGCTTCGGCAATCCCTGGGAGCTGCAGCGGCCGGAGGTCCTGTACCACGTCCATTTCGGCGGCAGCATCGAGAGCATCGAGGATGGCCGCGGCCGCACCAGCGTGGTCTGGCATCCCGGCGAGACCGTGGAAGCGGTCGCCTATGACACGCCGATCGTCGGCTGGCGCGGCCAGCACGTCAACGGGTTGCGGCTGTGGTCGGCGCGCGCGCCGGACCCGCTCAAGCTCGACGTGTTCAACACCGGCGACTATCTCGGCGCCTCCGCCGAGCAGGCGCGCGCCGAGGCGATCTGCAAGTTCCTCTATCCCAACGACGAGAGCGCGGCGGGCCGCGAACTGCGGCTGCGCCAGGAATATTTCTTCGTCTCCGCCTCGCTGCAGGATCTGGTGAAGCGGCATCTGGAGTCCGACGGCAATCTGCGTGGCCTGGCCAACAAGGCCGCCGTGCAGATGAACGACACCCATCCGTCGCTGGCGATCGCCGAGCTGATGCGGATCCTGGTCGACATCCACAATATGCGCTGGGACGCTGCCTGGCAGATCACCAACGCGACCTTGAGCTACACCAACCACACGCTGCTGCCCGAAGCGCTGGAGACCTGGCCGGTCGAACTGTTCCAGCGGCTCTTGCCGCGCCACCTGGAGATCATCTACCGCATCAACGAGGCGCATCTCGACCGCGCCGACGCCAACATGCCGGGCGACACCGCGTTCCGCGCTTCGGTCTCGATCATCGACGAGGGTGCGGGCCGCCGCGTCCGCATGGGCAACCTCGCCTTCATCGGCTCGCACCGCATCAACGGCGTCTCGGCGATGCATTCCGAATTGATGAAGGAGACCGTGTTCCACGATCTCAACCAGCTCTATCCCGGCCGCATCACCAACAAGACCAACGGCATCACCTTCCGCCGCTGGCTGATGCTCGCCAATCCGAAACTCACCAACCTGCTGCGCGCGACCTGCGGCGAGGCGGTCCTGGACGATCCGACGCGGCTGACGCGGCTGGAGGCCTTTGCCGGCGATGCGGCGTTCCAGCAGGAGTTCGGCCGCGTCAAGCTGCACAACAAAATCGCGCTGGCGCGCGTGATCGGCGAGAAGCTTGGCATCCAGGCCGATCCCAGCGCCCTGTTCGACGTGCAGATCAAGCGCATCCATGAATACAAGCGGCAGCTTCTGAACCTGCTGGAGACCGTGGCGCTGTATCAGGCGATAAAGGACGAGCCCGACAGGGATTGGGTGCCCCGCGTGAAAATTTTCGCGGGCAAGGCGGCGGCGAGCTATCGCTACGCGAAGCTGATCATCAAGCTGATCAACGACGTCGCCGAGGTCGTCAACAACGACACGACCATTCGCGGCAAGCTCAAGGTCGCGTTCATGCCGGACTACAATGTCAGCCTCGCGGAGATCATCATTCCCGCGGCCGACCTGTCCGAGCAGATCTCCACGGCCGGCATGGAAGCCTCCGGCACCGGCAACATGAAGCTGTCGCTGAATGGCGCGCTGACCATCGGAACGTTGGACGGCGCCAATATCGAGATCCGAGACCAGGTCGGCCCGGAGAATATCGCGATCTTCGGCATGGACGCCGCCGAGGTCGTGGCGCGCCGCGCCCGCGGGCTCGACGCCTCCGACGTGATCGGCAAGTCGCCGAATCTCGGCCGCGCCATCACCGCGATCGAGCGTGGCGATTTCTCGCCCGACGATCCCGGCCGCTTCCTGTCGGTCGGCCACGCGCTACGCCACCTCGATCATTACGTCGTTAGCGCGGATTTCGATTCCTATTGGGACGCGCAGCGCGGCATCGATGCGCGCTGGCAGGTGCCATCGGCGTGGAGTCGCGCCAGCATCCTCAACGTGGCGCGGATGGCGTGGTTCTCGTCGGACCGCACGATCCGCGAATATGCCGAGGACATCTGGGACGTGCCGGTCGCCGGCGAGCCGCCATCGTCGCTGGCGCTGCCGCATCTGCGCAAGGGCAGCTAG
- a CDS encoding DUF2865 domain-containing protein, whose translation MRHNRKLSRKFARPGLFAAIVLGLALSLTPNLAAAEGFFDFLFGGGPPQKQQPRRGAPPETNFFADPFGLNTPAPPPPRPMASSGGGSSGPSFCVRSCDGKYFPLGRTASPAQMCQAFCPASPTKVFFGSTIEGASSTNGERYAESENAFAYRKALRADCTCNGRDPAGLAPVDLTLDSSLRPGDVIATSSGLVAFSGVRTGNGQTAEFTPVASYPGLTADVRSRLGEMKVAPVAAEMIGQEALPDTPAVTNVPKSAPVARPAKRAELP comes from the coding sequence TTGCGTCACAATCGGAAATTGTCGCGGAAATTCGCGCGTCCCGGCCTGTTCGCCGCCATCGTGCTCGGCCTTGCGCTGTCATTGACGCCGAACCTGGCGGCCGCCGAAGGCTTTTTCGACTTTCTGTTTGGCGGCGGCCCGCCGCAGAAGCAGCAGCCGCGCCGCGGCGCGCCGCCGGAAACCAATTTCTTCGCCGATCCGTTCGGCCTCAACACCCCCGCGCCTCCGCCGCCGCGCCCGATGGCCAGCAGCGGTGGCGGCAGCTCCGGCCCGTCCTTCTGCGTGCGCAGCTGCGACGGCAAGTATTTTCCGCTCGGCCGCACCGCCAGCCCGGCGCAGATGTGCCAGGCGTTCTGCCCGGCCAGCCCGACCAAGGTGTTTTTCGGCAGCACCATCGAGGGCGCCTCATCGACCAATGGCGAGCGCTATGCGGAGTCCGAGAACGCCTTTGCCTATCGCAAGGCGCTGCGCGCCGACTGCACCTGCAACGGCCGCGATCCCGCCGGCCTCGCGCCGGTCGATCTGACGCTGGATTCGTCGCTGCGCCCCGGCGACGTCATCGCGACGTCGAGCGGGCTGGTGGCGTTTTCCGGCGTCCGCACCGGCAACGGCCAGACCGCCGAATTCACCCCGGTGGCGTCCTATCCCGGCCTGACGGCGGACGTCCGTTCCCGGCTCGGCGAGATGAAGGTCGCCCCGGTCGCTGCCGAAATGATCGGCCAGGAAGCGTTGCCCGACACCCCGGCCGTGACCAATGTGCCGAAGAGCGCTCCGGTGGCCCGTCCGGCAAAGCGCGCCGAGCTGCCCTGA
- the pyrE gene encoding orotate phosphoribosyltransferase, translated as MTKSAARARLFDIIRERSFGYGEITLASGRTSNFYFNLKPTMCHPEGAALLAELTYDALREDNLDYVGGLEMGAVPLAGAIAQLSWLKNHPISAFFVRKKPKEHGARLAVEGLTKGETLEGKRIVIVEDVTTTGGSAVKALDAVREAGGNVVLVFTMVDRDEGAAETFAKAGVEFRSLYKAGEFLKG; from the coding sequence TTGACCAAATCAGCCGCCCGCGCCCGCCTGTTCGACATCATCCGTGAACGCTCGTTCGGCTATGGCGAGATCACGCTGGCCTCGGGCCGTACCAGCAACTTCTATTTCAACCTGAAGCCGACGATGTGCCACCCCGAAGGGGCCGCGCTGCTCGCCGAGCTGACCTATGACGCGCTGCGCGAGGACAATCTCGATTACGTCGGCGGGCTGGAAATGGGCGCGGTGCCGCTGGCCGGCGCCATCGCGCAATTGTCTTGGCTGAAGAACCACCCGATTTCGGCGTTCTTCGTCCGCAAGAAGCCGAAGGAGCATGGCGCCCGCCTCGCCGTCGAAGGTCTCACCAAGGGCGAGACGCTGGAAGGCAAGCGCATCGTCATCGTCGAGGACGTCACCACCACCGGCGGCTCCGCGGTCAAGGCGCTGGACGCGGTGCGCGAGGCCGGGGGCAATGTCGTGCTGGTCTTTACGATGGTCGATCGCGACGAGGGCGCCGCTGAGACCTTCGCCAAGGCTGGCGTGGAATTCCGCTCGCTCTATAAGGCCGGCGAATTCCTCAAAGGATGA
- a CDS encoding glutathione S-transferase family protein — protein MTIELHTWNTPNGRKIAVALEEMGLPYRVVPINIAKGEQQKPDFLAISPNNKIPAIVDPEGPDGVPVSVFESGAILLYLGEKTGKFLPKPLLQRIPVYEWLMWQMGGFGPMPGQVHHFIALENEAERAYGLKRFSDETRRLYGVLDRRLATHDFVADELSIADFAILGWVWRHQRHKVDLADFLHVARWYETLMARPGVKRGFEVKLD, from the coding sequence ATGACCATCGAACTGCATACGTGGAATACGCCGAATGGCCGCAAGATCGCGGTCGCGCTCGAGGAAATGGGGCTGCCTTACCGCGTCGTCCCCATCAACATCGCCAAGGGCGAACAACAGAAGCCGGACTTCCTGGCGATCAGCCCGAACAACAAGATTCCGGCGATCGTCGACCCCGAGGGCCCGGACGGCGTGCCGGTCAGCGTGTTCGAATCCGGCGCGATCCTGCTCTATCTCGGCGAGAAGACCGGCAAATTCCTGCCCAAGCCGCTGCTGCAGCGGATCCCGGTGTATGAATGGCTGATGTGGCAGATGGGCGGCTTTGGCCCGATGCCCGGCCAGGTGCATCATTTCATCGCGCTGGAGAACGAGGCGGAGCGCGCCTACGGGCTGAAGCGCTTCTCCGACGAGACCCGCCGGCTGTACGGCGTGCTCGACCGGAGGCTGGCGACCCACGACTTCGTCGCCGATGAGCTGTCGATCGCCGACTTCGCAATCCTCGGCTGGGTCTGGCGCCACCAGCGCCACAAGGTCGACCTGGCGGATTTCCTGCATGTGGCGCGCTGGTACGAAACGCTGATGGCGCGCCCTGGCGTGAAGCGCGGTTTCGAGGTGAAGCTGGATTGA
- the polA gene encoding DNA polymerase I produces MPKTSETAAAQPVAAKALSKGDHVFLVDGSGYIFRAYHALPPLTRKSDGLQVNAVLGFCNMLWKLLRDMPPDNRPTHLAIIFDKSEVTFRNKLYPEYKAHRPPAPDDLIPQFSLIRDAVRAFDLPSIEQGGFEADDLIATYVREACERGATATIVSSDKDLMQLVTDCVTMYDTMKDRRLGIAEVIEKFGVPPNKVVEVQALAGDSVDNVPGVPGIGIKTAAQLINEYGDLETLLQRAGEIKQPKRRESLIEHAEKARISRQLVLLDDKVVLDVPLDELAVHEPDARKLIAFLKAMEFSTLTRRVAEYSQLDPSDIEAEGGVAGKRRDGSDWNAGSNAPSPLAGEGREGGGTGSDAGALGSPPSPTLPRRGGGSDLKGGTFSAHTTGQGDKQQLTTVAFAAARAAAARKTPVDREAYKPVRTLDDLNRWIARIHDTGHVAFEAKASSIDPMQADLVGIALALGPNDGCYVPLNHKQSGDAAGLFASGLEPDQIKASDALDALRPLLESAGLLKIGFNIKFTSVLFAQHGVTIRNHDDVQLMSYALDAGRNAHSLEALAEVWLGHKMLSYGEVIGSGKAKVAFDQVTIDRATAYAAEDADVLLRLWRVLKPRLAAEHMTTVYETLERPLISVLARMERRGISIDRQVLSRLSADFAQTAARIEAEIREIAGEEINIGSPKQLGDVLFGKMGLPGGSKTKTGAWSTSAQVLDELAEQGHELPRKILDWRQVSKLRSTYTDALPNYVHPQTHRVHTTYALAATTTGRLSSNEPNLQNIPVRTEDGRKIRRAFVAAPGHKLVSADYSQIELRLLSEVADVPALRTAFQEGIDIHAMTASEMFGVPVKDMPADIRRRAKAINFGIIYGISAFGLANQLSIPREEAGAYIKKYFERFPGIRAYMDQTRDFCRLHGYVETLFGRKCHYPDIKASNASIRAFNERAAINARLQGTAADIIRRAMVRMEEALAEKNLSAKMLLQVHDELIFEVPDDEVAATLPVVQHVMQDAPFPAVLLHVPLQVDARAANNWEEAH; encoded by the coding sequence ATGCCGAAAACCTCAGAAACCGCCGCCGCCCAGCCCGTCGCCGCCAAAGCCCTGTCGAAGGGCGACCATGTCTTCCTGGTCGACGGCTCCGGCTATATTTTCCGCGCCTATCACGCGCTGCCGCCGCTGACCCGCAAGTCCGACGGGCTGCAGGTCAATGCCGTGCTCGGCTTCTGCAACATGCTGTGGAAGCTGTTGCGCGACATGCCGCCGGACAACCGGCCGACCCATCTGGCGATCATCTTCGACAAGAGCGAAGTGACTTTCCGCAACAAGCTATATCCCGAATACAAGGCGCACCGGCCGCCGGCGCCGGACGATCTGATCCCGCAATTCTCGCTGATCCGCGACGCCGTGCGCGCCTTCGATCTGCCGAGTATCGAGCAGGGCGGGTTCGAGGCCGACGACCTGATCGCGACCTATGTACGCGAGGCCTGCGAACGCGGCGCCACCGCGACCATCGTGTCGTCTGACAAGGACCTGATGCAGCTCGTGACCGATTGCGTCACCATGTACGACACGATGAAGGACCGTCGGCTCGGCATTGCCGAGGTGATCGAGAAATTCGGCGTGCCGCCGAACAAGGTGGTCGAGGTGCAGGCACTGGCCGGCGACAGCGTCGACAATGTGCCGGGCGTGCCGGGCATCGGCATCAAGACCGCGGCGCAGCTGATCAACGAGTATGGTGACCTCGAAACGCTGCTGCAGCGGGCGGGCGAGATCAAGCAGCCGAAGCGGCGGGAGTCGCTGATCGAACACGCCGAGAAGGCGCGGATCTCGCGGCAGCTGGTGCTGCTCGATGATAAGGTGGTGCTCGACGTGCCGCTCGACGAGCTCGCGGTTCATGAGCCGGACGCGCGAAAACTGATCGCGTTCCTGAAGGCGATGGAATTCTCCACGCTGACGCGGCGCGTCGCGGAATATTCGCAGCTGGATCCAAGTGACATCGAGGCCGAAGGCGGTGTCGCTGGCAAGCGTCGCGACGGCAGCGACTGGAACGCCGGCAGCAATGCCCCCTCCCCCCTTGCGGGGGAGGGCCGGGAAGGGGGGGGCACCGGCTCCGACGCCGGCGCTTTGGGCTCACCCCCCTCCCCAACCCTCCCCCGCAGGGGGGGAGGGAGCGACCTCAAGGGTGGCACGTTCAGCGCGCACACCACGGGCCAGGGCGACAAGCAACAGCTCACCACGGTTGCCTTTGCCGCCGCGCGCGCCGCCGCTGCGCGAAAGACCCCGGTCGATCGCGAGGCCTACAAGCCCGTCCGCACGCTCGATGATCTCAACAGATGGATCGCGCGCATCCACGATACCGGCCATGTCGCTTTCGAAGCCAAGGCGTCATCGATCGATCCGATGCAGGCCGATCTGGTCGGCATCGCGCTGGCGCTGGGGCCCAATGATGGTTGCTACGTGCCGCTGAACCACAAGCAGTCCGGCGACGCCGCCGGCCTGTTCGCGTCGGGGCTGGAGCCCGACCAGATCAAGGCGTCGGACGCGCTCGACGCGCTGCGGCCGCTGCTGGAGTCCGCGGGGCTGCTGAAAATTGGCTTCAACATCAAATTCACCTCGGTGCTGTTCGCGCAGCACGGCGTCACCATCCGCAATCATGACGACGTGCAGTTGATGTCCTATGCGCTCGATGCCGGGCGCAATGCACACAGCCTCGAGGCGCTGGCGGAAGTATGGCTCGGCCACAAGATGCTGAGCTACGGCGAGGTGATCGGCTCCGGCAAGGCCAAGGTGGCGTTCGACCAGGTCACGATCGACCGCGCCACCGCCTATGCCGCGGAAGATGCTGACGTGCTGCTGCGGCTGTGGCGCGTGCTGAAGCCGCGGCTGGCCGCTGAGCACATGACCACGGTTTACGAGACGCTGGAGCGGCCGCTGATCTCGGTATTGGCGCGGATGGAGCGGCGCGGCATTTCGATCGACCGCCAGGTGCTGTCGAGATTGTCGGCGGATTTCGCGCAGACCGCCGCGCGCATCGAGGCCGAGATCCGCGAGATCGCCGGCGAGGAAATTAACATCGGCAGCCCGAAGCAGCTCGGCGATGTGCTGTTCGGCAAGATGGGCCTGCCGGGGGGCTCGAAGACCAAGACCGGCGCGTGGTCGACCTCGGCGCAGGTGCTGGATGAGCTGGCCGAGCAGGGCCACGAATTGCCGCGCAAGATTCTCGACTGGCGGCAGGTCTCGAAACTGCGCTCGACCTATACCGACGCGCTGCCGAATTACGTGCATCCGCAGACGCACCGCGTCCACACCACCTACGCGCTGGCCGCGACCACCACCGGGCGGCTGTCGTCGAACGAACCCAACCTGCAGAACATTCCCGTGCGCACCGAGGACGGCCGCAAGATCCGCCGCGCCTTCGTCGCAGCCCCCGGCCACAAGCTGGTATCGGCGGATTATTCGCAGATCGAGCTGCGGCTGCTGTCGGAAGTCGCCGACGTGCCGGCTTTGCGCACCGCGTTCCAGGAGGGCATCGACATTCACGCGATGACGGCCTCGGAAATGTTCGGCGTGCCGGTCAAGGACATGCCGGCCGATATCCGGCGTCGCGCCAAGGCGATCAATTTCGGCATCATCTACGGCATCTCGGCGTTCGGCCTCGCCAATCAGTTGAGCATCCCCCGTGAGGAAGCCGGCGCCTACATCAAGAAGTATTTCGAGCGCTTCCCCGGCATCCGCGCCTACATGGACCAGACGCGGGATTTCTGCCGGTTGCACGGCTATGTCGAGACGTTGTTCGGCCGCAAGTGCCACTACCCGGACATCAAGGCGTCGAACGCCTCGATTCGCGCCTTCAACGAACGCGCCGCGATCAATGCGCGGTTGCAAGGCACCGCCGCCGACATCATCCGCCGCGCCATGGTGCGGATGGAGGAGGCGCTCGCCGAGAAGAATCTGTCGGCGAAAATGCTGCTGCAGGTGCACGACGAACTGATTTTCGAGGTGCCCGACGACGAGGTCGCGGCGACCTTGCCGGTGGTGCAGCACGTCATGCAGGACGCGCCGTTTCCGGCGGTGCTGCTGCATGTGCCGCTGCAGGTCGATGCCCGCGCGGCGAACAACTGGGAAGAGGCGCATTGA
- a CDS encoding acyltransferase family protein gives MTTSGSFAVVDRAALSGSERIDWVDYAKGICIVMVVMMHSVLRVELAAGQTGYMHGLVEFAKPFRMPDFFLISGLFLARVIDRDWRTYLDRKVVHFVYFYALWVTIQFAFKAPGLAAEHGGWGGVAALYLQSYIEPFGTLWFIYMLPVFFMLTKALRRVPPWLVWGVAALLETAHIVTGWTMIDEFCSRFVYFYSGYLFATQVFALSDRARAKPVLALAGLVAWALVNGALVHAGISGWPVVSLALGFAGAVAIIVAGTLLAKMQWLQLLRFCGEHSIVIYLAFFLPMATARVLLLKFASLDIGTIALLVTLSGIIGALIIWRLALLVGATFLFERPERFWIAPKRKPAALQPAE, from the coding sequence ATGACCACCAGCGGCAGTTTCGCGGTCGTCGACCGGGCGGCGCTTTCCGGCTCGGAGCGGATCGACTGGGTCGACTACGCCAAGGGCATCTGCATCGTCATGGTGGTGATGATGCATTCGGTGCTGCGGGTCGAACTGGCCGCCGGGCAGACCGGCTACATGCACGGGCTGGTGGAATTCGCCAAGCCGTTCCGCATGCCGGACTTCTTCCTGATCTCCGGCCTGTTCCTGGCCCGCGTCATCGATCGCGACTGGCGCACCTATCTCGACCGCAAGGTGGTGCACTTCGTCTATTTCTACGCGCTGTGGGTGACCATCCAGTTCGCCTTCAAGGCGCCGGGCCTTGCCGCCGAGCACGGCGGCTGGGGCGGGGTCGCAGCGCTCTATCTGCAATCCTACATCGAGCCGTTCGGGACGCTGTGGTTCATCTACATGCTGCCGGTGTTCTTCATGCTGACCAAGGCGCTGCGCCGGGTGCCGCCGTGGCTGGTGTGGGGCGTCGCGGCGCTGCTGGAGACCGCGCATATCGTCACCGGCTGGACGATGATCGACGAGTTCTGTTCGCGGTTCGTGTATTTCTATTCCGGCTATTTGTTTGCCACGCAGGTGTTTGCGCTGTCGGACCGTGCCCGCGCAAAACCCGTGCTGGCGCTGGCGGGCCTCGTCGCCTGGGCGCTGGTCAATGGCGCGCTGGTCCATGCCGGTATCAGTGGATGGCCGGTGGTGTCGCTGGCGCTTGGCTTCGCCGGCGCGGTGGCCATCATCGTGGCGGGAACGCTGCTGGCAAAAATGCAGTGGCTGCAGTTGCTGCGTTTCTGCGGCGAGCATTCGATCGTGATTTATCTCGCCTTCTTCCTGCCGATGGCCACGGCGCGGGTGTTGCTGCTGAAGTTCGCTTCGCTCGACATAGGCACCATCGCGCTGCTGGTCACGCTCAGCGGCATCATCGGCGCGCTGATTATCTGGCGGCTGGCGCTGCTGGTCGGCGCGACCTTCCTGTTCGAGCGGCCGGAGAGGTTCTGGATCGCGCCAAAGCGCAAACCCGCAGCACTGCAGCCGGCGGAGTAG